Proteins encoded by one window of Xenopus tropicalis strain Nigerian chromosome 6, UCB_Xtro_10.0, whole genome shotgun sequence:
- the LOC101733516 gene encoding ryncolin-1 encodes MGAQGPKGEKGVNGTNGARNCKELLHQGVVMSGWYTIYPDGMAPLQVLCDMDTDGGGWIVFQRRYDGSVDFYLGWDSYKRGFGSRLTEFWLGNDNLSNFTSSGTWEMRVDLRDFDNIQHYAKYSSFRVLPESDNYTLIIGPYVAGDAGDSMIYSNYSKFTTKDRDNDMYEGKCADIDRGAWWYKRCYNANLNGFYHLAQNYNIDSICWLSLGSYYSFKFTEMKMRPA; translated from the exons GTGCCAGGAACTGCAAGGAGCTGCTGCATCAGGGGGTGGTAATGAGCGGTTGGTACACAATATACCCGGATGGGATGGCGCCCCTGCAGGTTCTGTGTGACATGGACACTGATGGGGGAGGTTGGATA GTTTTCCAAAGACGCTATGACGGCTCAGTAGACTTCTACCTTGGCTGGGATTCCTACAAGAGGGGGTTTGGCAGCCGCCTGACTGAGTTCTGGTTGGGGAATGACAATCTCAGCAATTTCACATCATCAG GAACATGGGAAATGAGAGTCGATCTGAGAGACTTTGATAACATACAGCATTACGCAAAATACTCGTCTTTCAGGGTTTTACCAGAGTCGGACAATTATACACTAATAATCGGCCCATATGTTGCTGGTGATGCAG GAGACTCCATGATTTATTCCAACTACTCTAAATTCACCACAAAGGACCGGGACAATGATATGTATGAAGGTAAATGCGCTGACATCGACCGCGGAGCCTGGTGGTACAAGAGATGCTATAATGCCAACTTGAACGGATTTTACCATCTAGCGCAGAACTATAATATAGATAGCATCTGCTGGCTCAGCTTAGGAAGCTATTATTCCTTCAAATTCACTGAGATGAAAATGAGGCCAGCGTAA